The following proteins are co-located in the Trichormus variabilis 0441 genome:
- a CDS encoding type I polyketide synthase, with translation MSANPIDTALAELEAQINNCEKALLRCIEEKKMKSEKPMSINKINRQLQHNPIAIIGMASLLPEARNLREYWQNIVNKIDCITDVPSTHWSVEDYYDPNPRTTEDKTYCKRGGFIPEVDFNPMEFGIPPSILEVTDVSQLLSLVVAKEAMEDAGYGESREFNRDLVGVILGVAMAKQLGMPLSARLEYPIWEKVLKNSGLSDEDTKKIVDKIKSAYVKWDENAFPGMLANVVAGRIANRLNFGGMNCVVDAACASSFGALKMAISELVEHRADMMLTGGVDTDNTIMAYISFSKTPAVSPGDNVKPFDAKSDGMMLGEGICMLVLKRLEDAERDGDRIYAVIKGIGTSSDGRYKSIYAPRKEGQVNALRRAYEDAGFSPATVGLMEAHGTGTMAGDPTEFGSLRDFFGEHDKKKQHIALGSVKSQIGHTKAAAGAASLVKTALALHHKVLPATINITEPNPKLNITESAFYLNTETRPWIRPEGEPPRRAGVSSFGFGGTNYHVVLEEHEAEQNRPYRLHNSASEILLFAANPAELLKQCEEVLGKLQSEGGDKHYSQLVRDCQALQIPQNAARVGFVAENLQEACKFMQTSIDWLKHKAGVANWEHPQGIYYRASGMELNGKVVSLFSGQGSQYLEMGRELVMNFPTLRRLFGYMDGLLLKDNLRPLSEIVFPHPVFSEAEKNAQVAALQRTEYAQPAIGAFSAGLYAILKQAGFKSDFVAGHSFGEITALWAAGVLSDADYMYLVKARGQAMAAPEDPDHDAGTMLAVKEDLSKIEPILKQFPQVSIANYNSPTQIVLAGPTAEIAKVRQALQAQGYAAVPLPVSAAFHTSLIAFAQKSFAIATKSVQFNEPKIPVFTNVTGKPYPKEPQAIQKILETHLANSVLFKQEIENIYAAGGHCFVEFGPKRILTNLVKDILGDRPHITVSLNPSTQKNSDRSLREAAVQMRVIGMQLQNLDPYQAPPALPPTETKKGLSVTLRGINYRSEKTKKAWEDAMNDGFKVSLPPAPTVTVPPVKETNGNGHSKISELPKIINNSTSVTPVKPEMNSAIVSPQLVEEKKMQTPEKLDNYKRVLESLEYLTTQFQQNQTENLQVHGTYLNHQMEYTKAFFQLMQQQNTLFANAKSSQEAAQLKLVVMESLERSMMQFHSQQGETLRIHEKYLQEQVAYAREFFELIQQQYSMVLSGQVNPPATPTPVKEVPAFTIEAPVTPTPKIVEPQPESVVKNGFSIVDAPIPPAPTTWEIQSELVVTAPASVVSTIEPEPVIAAPVVNQVAEFTPAPAPVVAPVITPAIDVADLDKNLLAIISDKTGYPVEMLELEMDMEADLGIDSIKRVEILGGLQEVYPDLPKPNLEELAEKRTIGQIVDYLKANTAISQSVGIAIQQAQQAAEMPTLVVTASIPTPAPVVVPEPVAIPATPAPAAPTDTSDYADLGQTLLNITSDKTGYPVEMLELDMDMEADLGIDSIKRVEILGAMQEAYPNLPKPNIEELGDLRTIRQIVDYLQKLAGGEKKKSQSERDWQPVSIIGNVPRCPAKLKYLPTPDSLDFSLPEGHICLITDDGSLTTSQVAQSLTERGWKVVVLSFPQSLVPHQSTLPASVHRVTLADMSEELLQHKLSAIATNYGKIGAFIHIHPVFQNLGIYIPQEKSIVKHVFFLAKHLKKSLTEAGRYERSCFVTVTRLDGAFGLEHNTNFGAIAGGLFGLVKTLRWEWPNVFTRGIDLSPALNPQQSAQFILDELHDSNLYIPEVAYGSQGRVTLIS, from the coding sequence ATGTCTGCTAATCCAATTGATACAGCCTTAGCGGAGTTAGAAGCCCAAATAAATAACTGCGAAAAGGCTTTGTTGAGGTGTATTGAGGAAAAGAAAATGAAATCAGAAAAACCAATGTCAATCAACAAAATTAATAGACAGCTACAACATAATCCTATTGCCATTATTGGCATGGCTTCCCTACTACCCGAAGCGAGAAATTTACGGGAGTATTGGCAAAATATAGTTAACAAAATTGATTGTATTACTGATGTTCCCTCTACTCACTGGAGCGTTGAAGATTACTACGACCCCAACCCCAGAACCACCGAAGATAAAACCTATTGTAAACGGGGTGGCTTTATTCCGGAGGTTGATTTTAACCCAATGGAATTTGGGATTCCTCCCAGCATCTTGGAAGTAACCGACGTTTCCCAACTATTAAGTTTAGTAGTTGCGAAAGAAGCAATGGAAGATGCAGGTTACGGCGAATCCCGCGAATTTAACCGCGATTTGGTGGGGGTAATCTTAGGTGTGGCGATGGCGAAACAATTGGGTATGCCATTGTCTGCACGGTTAGAATATCCAATTTGGGAAAAAGTTCTCAAAAATAGCGGACTCTCCGACGAAGACACCAAAAAAATCGTCGATAAAATCAAAAGTGCTTACGTCAAGTGGGATGAAAACGCCTTCCCCGGTATGCTGGCTAACGTTGTGGCTGGACGCATCGCCAACCGCTTGAACTTTGGCGGGATGAACTGCGTTGTGGATGCAGCTTGTGCGAGTTCCTTCGGTGCATTGAAGATGGCGATTAGTGAACTAGTCGAACATCGCGCCGATATGATGCTGACTGGTGGTGTGGATACAGATAACACCATCATGGCTTATATTTCCTTCAGCAAAACCCCAGCCGTATCTCCTGGTGATAACGTCAAACCCTTCGACGCTAAATCCGACGGGATGATGTTAGGTGAAGGTATTTGTATGCTGGTGCTGAAGCGCTTGGAAGATGCAGAACGTGATGGCGATCGCATTTACGCAGTCATCAAAGGGATTGGTACTTCTAGCGATGGTCGCTACAAGAGTATATATGCACCCCGTAAGGAAGGACAAGTCAACGCCCTACGCCGTGCTTATGAAGATGCAGGTTTCTCTCCCGCAACCGTTGGTCTAATGGAAGCCCACGGTACTGGGACAATGGCTGGCGACCCCACCGAGTTCGGTTCTTTAAGAGATTTCTTTGGCGAACACGACAAGAAAAAGCAGCATATTGCTTTGGGTAGTGTGAAATCCCAAATCGGTCACACCAAAGCGGCGGCTGGTGCAGCCAGCTTGGTTAAAACAGCTTTGGCGCTGCATCATAAAGTATTACCAGCGACAATTAACATCACTGAGCCTAACCCCAAGCTCAACATTACAGAATCCGCTTTTTATCTCAATACTGAAACCAGACCTTGGATTCGTCCAGAAGGGGAACCACCAAGAAGGGCTGGGGTGAGTTCCTTCGGTTTTGGTGGAACAAACTACCACGTAGTTCTCGAAGAACACGAAGCCGAACAAAATCGCCCTTACCGCTTACACAACAGCGCCAGCGAAATCTTACTGTTTGCGGCGAACCCGGCGGAACTCCTCAAACAATGTGAGGAAGTTTTAGGTAAGTTGCAATCAGAGGGTGGTGACAAGCACTATTCCCAATTAGTTCGGGATTGTCAAGCGTTACAAATTCCGCAAAATGCAGCTAGGGTCGGCTTTGTCGCGGAGAACTTGCAGGAAGCTTGCAAGTTCATGCAAACCAGCATTGACTGGCTAAAACATAAGGCTGGTGTAGCAAATTGGGAACATCCCCAAGGGATTTATTACCGCGCTTCCGGGATGGAATTAAACGGTAAAGTCGTCTCCCTGTTCTCCGGTCAAGGTTCCCAATACCTGGAAATGGGACGGGAACTGGTGATGAACTTCCCCACCTTGCGCCGTTTGTTTGGTTACATGGATGGGTTGTTGCTCAAAGATAACTTACGCCCCCTATCTGAGATTGTTTTCCCCCATCCTGTGTTCTCTGAAGCCGAGAAAAATGCTCAAGTTGCTGCACTGCAACGCACAGAATATGCACAGCCAGCGATTGGGGCATTTAGCGCCGGATTGTATGCCATCCTGAAGCAAGCTGGATTTAAATCTGACTTTGTCGCCGGACACAGCTTTGGGGAAATCACCGCTTTGTGGGCTGCGGGTGTGTTGAGTGACGCAGATTATATGTACCTAGTGAAAGCTAGGGGTCAAGCAATGGCTGCGCCAGAAGACCCAGACCATGATGCGGGGACAATGTTGGCGGTGAAGGAAGACCTGAGCAAAATTGAACCCATCCTCAAGCAGTTTCCTCAAGTTAGCATCGCTAATTACAATTCTCCCACCCAGATTGTTTTAGCAGGGCCGACCGCCGAAATCGCTAAAGTCCGTCAAGCTTTACAAGCCCAAGGTTACGCGGCTGTACCCTTACCAGTGTCCGCCGCCTTCCACACCTCACTGATTGCTTTCGCCCAAAAATCCTTTGCGATCGCCACTAAGTCAGTCCAATTCAATGAGCCGAAAATCCCTGTATTCACCAACGTTACAGGTAAGCCTTATCCCAAAGAACCCCAAGCGATTCAAAAAATCCTAGAAACTCACCTGGCTAACTCGGTGTTGTTCAAACAGGAAATTGAAAATATCTATGCGGCTGGTGGTCATTGCTTCGTAGAATTTGGGCCGAAGCGGATTCTTACCAACTTGGTGAAAGATATTCTCGGCGATCGCCCCCACATCACCGTATCTTTGAACCCCAGCACCCAAAAGAACAGCGATCGCTCTTTGCGGGAAGCAGCCGTACAAATGCGCGTGATTGGGATGCAGTTGCAGAACCTCGACCCATATCAAGCCCCACCTGCACTACCCCCAACTGAGACCAAGAAAGGTCTGAGTGTCACCTTACGGGGTATCAACTACAGATCGGAAAAAACCAAAAAGGCATGGGAAGACGCAATGAACGATGGGTTCAAAGTCTCCTTACCTCCTGCACCCACTGTCACAGTTCCCCCCGTCAAAGAGACAAACGGTAACGGACACAGCAAAATTTCCGAACTGCCGAAAATTATTAATAACTCTACTAGTGTTACCCCTGTCAAACCTGAAATGAATTCTGCGATCGTTTCACCTCAACTAGTCGAAGAAAAGAAGATGCAAACACCAGAAAAACTGGACAACTACAAGCGAGTGCTAGAAAGCCTAGAGTACCTGACAACTCAGTTTCAACAAAACCAAACTGAGAATCTCCAAGTTCATGGTACTTACCTCAACCATCAGATGGAATACACCAAAGCATTCTTCCAACTGATGCAGCAACAAAACACCTTGTTTGCAAACGCTAAATCTTCCCAAGAAGCTGCCCAGCTAAAACTAGTGGTGATGGAAAGTTTAGAGCGCAGCATGATGCAGTTTCACTCCCAACAAGGCGAAACCCTCCGCATCCATGAAAAATATCTCCAGGAACAGGTAGCATACGCCAGAGAATTTTTTGAACTGATTCAACAACAATACTCAATGGTGTTGTCTGGTCAGGTGAATCCCCCAGCAACTCCAACACCAGTCAAGGAAGTTCCTGCTTTCACCATCGAAGCACCTGTAACTCCCACCCCCAAAATAGTTGAGCCTCAACCTGAGTCTGTAGTCAAAAATGGCTTTAGCATAGTTGACGCACCCATTCCCCCTGCACCCACAACCTGGGAAATTCAGTCTGAGCTTGTGGTGACAGCACCCGCTTCTGTCGTCTCTACAATTGAGCCTGAGCCAGTAATTGCCGCACCTGTAGTCAACCAAGTTGCAGAATTTACTCCTGCACCTGCACCTGTAGTCGCTCCTGTCATTACACCAGCTATTGATGTTGCTGACTTGGATAAGAATCTTCTAGCAATCATCAGTGATAAGACTGGTTACCCAGTGGAAATGCTGGAACTGGAAATGGACATGGAGGCGGACTTAGGGATTGACTCCATCAAGCGGGTAGAAATCTTAGGCGGATTACAAGAAGTGTATCCCGACCTACCCAAGCCCAACTTAGAAGAACTGGCAGAAAAACGCACCATCGGACAGATTGTCGATTATCTCAAAGCTAACACCGCTATTAGCCAATCTGTAGGCATTGCCATTCAGCAAGCGCAACAAGCAGCCGAGATGCCAACACTGGTAGTCACTGCAAGTATACCTACACCAGCCCCCGTAGTTGTGCCTGAGCCTGTAGCTATCCCCGCAACTCCAGCACCGGCAGCCCCAACCGACACCTCAGACTACGCAGACTTAGGACAAACCCTACTCAACATTACTAGCGATAAGACTGGCTACCCAGTAGAAATGCTAGAACTCGATATGGACATGGAAGCAGACCTGGGGATTGACTCCATCAAACGGGTAGAAATCCTGGGAGCAATGCAGGAAGCGTACCCCAACCTACCCAAGCCCAACATCGAGGAATTAGGCGACCTCCGCACCATTCGGCAAATTGTTGACTACCTCCAGAAGCTGGCGGGAGGTGAAAAAAAAAAGTCTCAGTCTGAGCGGGACTGGCAACCAGTCAGCATAATCGGCAACGTTCCTCGCTGTCCAGCCAAACTCAAATACCTACCAACACCGGATAGCTTAGACTTTTCTTTACCAGAGGGACACATCTGTTTAATTACCGATGATGGTTCCCTCACCACCTCCCAAGTAGCCCAATCTCTGACAGAGCGTGGTTGGAAAGTTGTAGTCCTAAGCTTCCCCCAATCCCTAGTTCCCCATCAGTCCACCTTACCCGCCAGCGTCCACCGCGTCACCCTCGCAGATATGAGTGAAGAACTACTCCAACACAAATTATCTGCGATCGCCACCAACTACGGCAAGATTGGCGCTTTCATCCACATCCACCCAGTGTTCCAAAACTTGGGAATTTACATACCACAAGAAAAGTCAATTGTCAAGCACGTATTTTTCCTGGCGAAACATTTGAAAAAATCCCTCACGGAAGCCGGACGCTATGAGCGCAGTTGTTTTGTGACGGTGACTCGATTGGATGGAGCCTTTGGCTTAGAGCATAACACCAATTTTGGCGCGATCGCCGGTGGGTTGTTTGGACTAGTGAAAACTCTCAGATGGGAATGGCCGAATGTCTTCACCAGAGGGATTGACTTAAGCCCCGCGTTGAACCCTCAGCAGTCAGCACAGTTTATTCTCGACGAATTACACGACTCCAACCTCTATATCCCTGAAGTCGCTTACGGTTCTCAAGGCCGTGTCACCCTCATCAGTTAA
- a CDS encoding SDR family NAD(P)-dependent oxidoreductase — protein MTTLTQVRPASVFVVSGGAKGITAQCVIELAQHQPCRFILLGRSEVIESEPDFARDCVEESVLKKAIMQHLVAQGEKPTPMSVQKVYHKIVSSREIKATLEAIAATGSQVEYIDVDVTNVAELRQKLAAVGKITGIIHGAGNLADKLIEKKTDQDFEKVYTAKVQGLENLLSCVDANQLEHLVLFSSVAGFYGNMGQSDYAIANEILNKSAHLIKKNYPQCHVVAINWGGWDSGMVTPELKKAFAERGIDIIPVDVGTKMLVNELHPSHHDSTQVVIGSPIIPAPGNIDPQLRSYRIRRRMTVEANPFLLDHVIAGTPVLPATCGMSWMINACEECYPGYRYFRCQDFKILKGITFNDKVATEHILEIQEVAKHGSESIEFQTKILSKTPEGKIHYHFSAHITIVRDLPPAPVYESLDLTEDHTIGAISKDFYQKGGLSLFHGTSFQEITRVLNINSRKITVECCWAEIPLEVQGQFPVKWHNPYATDLSTQPLWLWLSHVHQEVCLPGQITKSEQFRAIPRNKPFYVSCEIENKTPSGVTADIILHDREGKIYFRIYQAKAIIAPMNLH, from the coding sequence ATGACTACACTCACTCAAGTTCGTCCTGCTTCGGTTTTTGTTGTAAGTGGCGGTGCGAAAGGCATTACGGCGCAATGTGTGATTGAATTGGCGCAGCACCAGCCTTGTCGTTTTATTCTCCTTGGTCGGTCGGAAGTTATTGAAAGTGAGCCGGATTTTGCTCGTGATTGTGTTGAGGAGTCGGTTTTAAAAAAAGCGATTATGCAGCACCTGGTGGCGCAAGGGGAAAAGCCTACGCCGATGAGTGTACAGAAGGTTTATCACAAGATTGTTTCTAGTCGGGAAATTAAGGCGACTTTGGAGGCGATCGCAGCGACGGGGTCACAGGTAGAATATATTGATGTTGATGTGACTAATGTGGCTGAGTTACGCCAAAAGTTAGCGGCTGTGGGGAAAATAACAGGTATTATCCACGGTGCGGGTAATTTGGCGGATAAGTTAATTGAGAAGAAGACAGACCAGGATTTTGAGAAGGTTTACACGGCGAAGGTGCAAGGTTTAGAAAATCTGCTGTCTTGTGTGGATGCTAATCAGTTAGAACATTTGGTGTTATTTTCCTCGGTGGCTGGTTTTTATGGGAATATGGGGCAATCGGATTATGCGATCGCTAATGAAATTCTCAATAAGTCTGCCCATTTAATTAAGAAAAACTATCCCCAGTGTCACGTTGTGGCTATCAATTGGGGTGGTTGGGATAGTGGGATGGTGACACCAGAACTGAAAAAAGCTTTTGCAGAACGGGGAATTGATATTATCCCTGTGGATGTAGGGACAAAGATGCTGGTGAATGAATTACATCCTAGTCACCATGATTCTACACAAGTAGTCATTGGTAGCCCTATTATCCCCGCACCAGGAAACATTGACCCCCAGTTACGCAGCTATCGCATCCGTCGCCGCATGACTGTAGAGGCTAATCCCTTTCTCCTAGACCATGTGATTGCTGGTACTCCAGTATTACCAGCTACCTGTGGGATGTCTTGGATGATTAATGCTTGTGAGGAGTGTTATCCCGGTTACAGGTATTTCCGTTGTCAAGATTTTAAAATTTTGAAGGGTATTACTTTCAATGACAAGGTAGCTACCGAACATATTTTAGAAATACAAGAAGTTGCGAAACATGGTTCTGAATCCATTGAATTTCAGACCAAGATACTCAGCAAGACACCGGAAGGGAAAATTCATTATCACTTCAGCGCTCACATCACCATAGTGCGGGATTTACCACCAGCGCCAGTGTATGAATCTCTCGACCTCACAGAAGATCATACCATTGGGGCGATCAGTAAAGATTTTTATCAAAAGGGGGGTTTATCCCTATTTCATGGTACTTCTTTCCAAGAAATCACCAGAGTTTTAAATATCAATTCCCGGAAAATTACTGTTGAATGTTGTTGGGCAGAAATTCCCCTCGAAGTTCAAGGACAATTCCCCGTCAAATGGCACAATCCGTACGCCACAGATTTGAGTACACAACCCCTATGGTTATGGTTGAGTCATGTACATCAAGAAGTATGCTTACCCGGACAAATAACTAAATCAGAACAGTTTCGAGCCATCCCTCGCAACAAACCATTTTATGTTTCTTGCGAAATCGAAAACAAAACACCATCTGGTGTCACAGCTGATATCATCTTGCATGACCGAGAAGGAAAAATCTACTTCCGTATTTACCAAGCGAAAGCAATCATTGCACCGATGAATTTACACTAA
- a CDS encoding polyketide synthase: MEKIAIIGLSCLFPDANNPEQFWQNLTEQKDSTSSVTVAQMGVDPTIFYDPVKGKPEKFYFLKGGFIQNFQFDASEYNLPSEYVESLDNTFKWSLYAAKQAIKHSGYWGNQDVLSKCGVILGTLSFPTKLSTQLVTPIYRQTIEPAVAELLQNQDFHLAALPTATKPSLHNAMISGLPAALVAQAFSLSGTHFCIDAACSSAFYAIKLASHYLWTGKADVMLAGAISCSDPLFLRMLFSGIQGYPENGISSPLDKSSRGLVTSEGIGMVMLKRYSDAVRDGDKILATVCGNGLSNDGKGKHLLSPNTKGQVTAFERAYKEAQLSPKAIDYMECHATGTLLGDTTEFNSIESFFGEHQAAPLIGSSKANVGHLLVAAGMVSLTKAIYGMNYGVIPPTINVNDPIGTENNVISPQNIVRTPTAWPINTGTKHAALSAFGFGGTNSHLILEKAADL, translated from the coding sequence GTGGAAAAAATCGCCATCATTGGCTTATCATGCCTGTTTCCTGATGCTAATAATCCTGAGCAATTTTGGCAGAATCTCACCGAGCAGAAAGATTCGACATCATCTGTAACTGTTGCCCAAATGGGTGTAGATCCCACAATATTTTACGACCCGGTAAAAGGCAAGCCGGAAAAATTTTATTTTCTCAAAGGTGGATTTATTCAAAACTTCCAATTTGATGCTAGTGAATACAATCTGCCATCAGAATATGTGGAAAGCTTGGATAATACCTTCAAATGGTCGCTATATGCGGCTAAACAAGCAATAAAACATAGTGGTTATTGGGGAAATCAAGATGTCCTATCTAAATGTGGAGTCATTTTAGGTACTCTCTCTTTCCCAACTAAGCTTTCTACTCAACTGGTTACACCTATTTATCGACAAACTATAGAACCTGCTGTTGCCGAACTTTTACAAAATCAAGATTTTCATCTGGCTGCTTTACCTACAGCAACTAAACCATCTCTACATAATGCGATGATATCTGGTTTACCAGCCGCATTAGTTGCTCAGGCTTTCTCTCTATCAGGTACTCATTTCTGTATCGATGCGGCTTGTTCTTCTGCTTTCTACGCTATCAAGTTAGCATCTCATTATCTGTGGACAGGTAAGGCTGATGTAATGTTAGCTGGTGCTATTAGTTGCTCAGACCCTTTGTTTTTGCGGATGTTGTTTTCTGGGATTCAAGGCTATCCAGAAAATGGGATTAGCTCTCCTTTAGATAAATCATCCAGAGGCTTAGTTACATCCGAAGGCATTGGTATGGTAATGCTAAAACGATATAGCGATGCTGTGAGGGATGGGGATAAAATTCTGGCTACAGTTTGTGGTAATGGTCTTTCTAATGATGGGAAGGGTAAGCATTTGCTCAGTCCCAACACGAAAGGGCAAGTTACAGCTTTTGAGAGAGCCTATAAAGAAGCCCAACTTAGCCCCAAAGCTATAGATTATATGGAGTGTCACGCTACCGGCACTTTGTTAGGAGATACGACGGAATTTAATTCCATCGAAAGCTTTTTTGGAGAACATCAAGCCGCACCATTAATAGGTTCAAGCAAAGCTAATGTAGGTCACTTGTTAGTTGCGGCGGGGATGGTGAGTTTAACGAAGGCGATTTACGGCATGAATTATGGTGTGATTCCACCCACGATTAATGTCAATGACCCTATAGGTACTGAAAACAATGTCATTTCTCCCCAAAACATTGTTCGGACTCCCACAGCCTGGCCTATCAATACCGGAACTAAACACGCGGCTTTAAGTGCTTTCGGTTTTGGTGGTACAAACTCCCATCTGATTTTGGAAAAAGCAGCAGATTTGTAG